The Mesotoga sp. UBA6090 genome segment ACCTCTCTCTGACAAGGGAATATCTGATCTTCCTTGCCAGCGGTTGCTGTTGTTCCATTCAGTCTCCCCATGCCTCACAAAGTAGATCTCCATCATTTCCTCCAATCTCTATTTCCAAATTATCTCATCGGCATCAGTGCCTAAAGGCTTCGCTTTTTGTATCACCTTCTGAGCAGTTCCTGTTTTGACCACCACATTCTCTATTCCAGTGGCATCGGTAAGATACTTTCTTTCAATTGGTCCGAAGAATACTCTGTTGACTTCCACAATTCTCTCCTTCATCTCAAAAGGTCTTCCACTCTTGAACAAAACATACCCTTGAAGAGGAACTTGATTACTTATCTCTACAAATGATCTTCCGTCCGTAATGAAACTCTTACCCATATAGTCTACTCTCCTGTAAGGCGCAATTCCTGTTCTCAAACAAGCAAGCGCCGTTGTTATCTCGAAATCAGTCGCTTCCCTGGAAATATCTGGTGGTTCTATCTCTGTAAAATTGAAGCCAAGTGCCTCTACTTCCATCATGGCCCGGTCGATGAGCGTGTCTCTCTCCCTTTTTTCCTGTGACTCTTCCTTGTAACCGAATACTGATCGGATAGATTTCAGTTCGGGATCAACTCCCATCAAAGCATCGTTCATTTTCTTCAGCAACTCGTTTCTTTCACCAAAACCATCTAGATAACCACTTTTAATTAGCCTTTCAAGATCTCTAGCTTGGTATTTCGACCTGTTGTTTCTTACAAATGTGAAGAAAGAATCCTCAGAAGGAACAGGTTTCAGTTCATGGTTATTCAAGAGTCTCGGAATGGAAATAGATACACAACCGGAACTCTCCGAAGCTTCATTTCCTGCACATAGCTTCAAACCCCGATCCCTTATCTCTGCAACGACACGCGGCAGGCCGCTATGGGGAAGTTCGGCCAAAATAAGCGGATAGAAAATCCCGGGACGATTTGCTTTGAAATACGCTAACCAGTACGAAATCATTGCATAGCTAAGGCTATGAGATTTGTTGAAGGCATAACCAGCAAAATTGAGAAGGAAAGAGTACAGCTTTTCCCTTCTATCCGGAAGAAGTTCACGGTAGACAGGCGAACTGCGCAGCAGTCCATCGACAACTTCTTTCTTTTTCTTGGAAAGAGCTCTTCTAAGGAGCTCACCGTCATCAGCTTCTAGAGAGAGCATGCTTGCAGCAATCTTCAAGACCTGTTCCTGGTAGACTAGAAGTCCACCGGTTTCAGCCAAGACAGGAACCTTATTCTTTATCTTCTCGATTTCTGAAGGAGTTCTTGAGAGCTTTAGAAAACGCTCTGTCACTCCGGATTTGATTGGACCAGGTCTATTAAGCGCTATGGAGATCGATAGGTCTCTTAACGAAATTGGCTTCACCGACCTGACGACCCTTGTCGCAAAAGGTGCTTCGAGTTGGAATACTCCCGCAGTGTAACCTCTCCCAAGTGTTTCATAAGTCTTGGAATTATTCGTTGGGTAGTCCCATGGTTCTCTACCTTTTGTCATTTCTTTCAGGAGGGACAGGTTTTTCAAACCGAGAAGATCAATTTTCTGCAAACCAACAATTCTAAGCGAATCCATATCCCAGAGAGAAACCGGCAGATTATCACTGGAACTGAGAGGAATCTGTCCCGTGAGAGGAGTATCGGAGAGAATCACACCGGCCGCATGAATCGAAAAACCTGAATAGAGCCCAACGATTAGCTTCGACATCTCAAACAATTGTTTCATATTGACATCGTTTTCAAATGCATATGGAAACCGTTGCCCCTCCTTGCTCCATTCTATTAGTCTCGATACTCTCTGTCCATCGATTCCAAGCTTCCTTCCAATTTCGCGAGCCGCTCCTTTAAAACTGAAAGTTGAAGCAGTACTTATCAGGCAGAAATGGTCCTGGCCGAAATGCTCACTAAGTAAATTCAGCAGTTTCTGCCTTGACTTATCATCCACATCAAGATCAATGTCAGGTGGATCATTTCTCTTCAAACTGAGAAATCTCTCAAAGAAAAGCTCTTCCTCAACTGGATCAATGCGGGTTATACCAAGCAAATAACTGACAAGAGAACCGACGGCTGACCCCCTTCCGGGACCTATCCAGCAGTTATTATTCTTTGCAATCTCAACTATCTTTGAAACCGTCATGAAATAATCTTGAATATCTTTGGCAAGAATCACCGAAAGCTCTCTTTCAAGCCTTGCAGAGTAGCTGCCTTCCAATTTCTTCGATTCAAGGATTCTTCGTAAAAGGGAAGAGAACTCTTCCGTTGATGATCGCACCGGGAAAACGTGATTTATCTTCTGCAGATAGAATTCTCGAGGTAGTTTTGAGAGCAATTTATTAAGATCTTCCTCAATCTCAGTATAAAGCTTTTCATCAGGCAGAGAGTAATCCGCCGCTTCGATGGAAGATCCAAGCGAAGTGTAAACTCTAAATCTCTCACTTTGGTGATCCAGATAGCGACACTCCCAGATTGGATTTTTTGAGGAACTGTCTAGATTACGAGGCTTTCCTGTCACGTTTATCAGGTTATCAGAATCATGAATGGCGCTACCGAGGAGTTCCCTGAAACCACTTTCATTTCTTGCAATCCAGTATTCGTTTCCCTTACTCAGACCGGGCACGGTCACTATACCTGAACTGGAGAGAACGGAATGCCACTTCACAAAGGATGATAGAGAGGAATCAAGAATCACACATCTTCTGTAGCCTCTCCTCTTCAACTCTTCAGTCGTGTCCTTAATTTCAAGAACTGAACCGAACAACTCGTGTTTTGTGATCAAAAAAGCTGTCTTCATCTTTTTGTCACCAATTCAGAGAGGTTTACTATTACTTCCTTCATGTCAGAAGGGAGTGAGGCGATGAAAGTCATTCTCTTCCCTGAGCGTGGATGAGAGACAGTGAGTCTCGCTGCGTGGAGCATCTGCCTCCTTACTCCGAATATCTCATCGTCTCTGGCCTTGCCATAAACGGCATCTCCAAGAAGCGGGAAGCCCTTTTCTTTCATATGAACCCTTATTTGATGTGTCCTGCCGGTCTTAGGACTTACAAGAACCAAGGAGGCAATTTCGGAAAAGTTCTTCAGAGTTCGATAATAAGTTAGGGACTCCTTCCCGTTTTCATTTACCGACATCTTAAGTCTGTTCACAGGATGCCGGGCAATCGAATAATCAAGCTTACCTGATATGGGGGTCCTGCCTCTAACAAGCGCTATGTAGTCCTTAGAAGTCGATCTGTTTTTGAACTGACTTGAGAGAGACACATGAGCGAGATCATTCTTTGCAACGATTATTACACCGCTAGTATCTTTATCAAGTCTGTGAACAATACCGGGTCTCATAACACCTCCAATACCCTGGAGATCCATACAGTGGTTCAGAAGAGCATTGACAAGTGTTCCCGTCTGTTTTCTAGGCAGAGGATGAACAATAATACCCGGATCCTTATTCACGACAATTATGTCGTGATCTTCGAAGACAATCTTAAGAGGGATTTCTTCAGGTTCTACAGAGAGTACTTCCGGCTTGTCAGGAAGCTCGAAAGTGATAGATTCTCCAGACTTCACTTTGTAAGCAGGCTTTCTAGGTTTTCTGTTCACAAAAACCTTCGATTCTTTGATCTGGCGCTGCACAAATGTGCGGGAAACCCATGGTGGAGCCTTCTCAACGACTATCTTATCAAGTCTCCAGCCGTCTTCACGACTGGAGACTATTATCTCTTGAAGCACGCTTCTCCCTTCGATATACGGAAAGTGTAAGCAAAACCGCACCAAAGACAATGCACATATCTGCGAAATTGAAAATCGCAGGGAACCCCTTCAGTTCGAAAAAATCAACAACATGTCCTAATCTCAGTCTATCTACAAGATTGTTGCCAAGTGCACCACCAACAATCAGACCAACAAAGAAGGACTCCCATCTGGATAGTTTGGAGGAATGAAAACTTGACGCAGCTACGATAGCTACTACGATTCCTATTGCAATAAAAGCCAGAAGCCAAGGCTCCTGATTCTTGAAAAGGCCAAATGCTACACCTGTATTTCTCACGTATCTTAAGCCAAAAATCCCTCCGACCAAATCTATCCGCTGAAAATACGTCATTCCATTCTCGACAAAATACTTGCTCACTTGATCAAGAATCAAAGCTAGAGTAATACCAAGAAGAGACAGCAATTATTATCACTCCACATGATGCCCAAACGGGCAGGGAGGATCAACCCATTTGCTCGGCGAGAGCCTCCATTTCGGCTTCATCGATATCCGAATTTTCGTAGATCTCCTGAACATCGTCGTTATCTTCAAGAATGTCGAGAAGCTTAAAAAGCCTACCAGCATCTGAACCCTCAACTTTCAGTGTGTTACTCGGAATGTAACTCATATCGTAAGACAATGAATAGCCGTTTTCCTCGAGGGCAGCCTTTACATCTGATACAGAGTCCGGAGAGGTTACTATCTCAATTGGATCTGCTTCATCCTTTATATCCTCGGCCCCTGCCTCAATAGCAAGAAGCTGGAACTCTTCAAGATCAGATATCTGTTCTTTTGCTACAGTAATGATTCCCTTTCTTTCAAACATCCAGCTAACAGCCCCGCTTTCAGCCATCGAGCCGCCGTATTTCGAAAGCGTGTGCCTAATTTCCTGTGCGGTTCTATTCTTATTATCAGTAAGACATCTTATGAGAAGCGCAACACCACCCGGGGCGTAGCCTTCGTAAAGAGCCTCAGAGAACGATTGCCCTTCGAGTTCTCCTGCACCTTTCTTGATTGCTTTTTCCATCGTGTCTTTTGGCATATTTGCAGCTCTCGCCTTTTCTATAGCAGTTCTCAAAGAGGTGTTTGTATTTGGATCAGAACCGCCCTCTCTTGCTGAGACCATAAGCTCCCTGATGATTTTCGTGAAAACCTTCGATCTCTTGGCGTCTTGTGCGCCCTTTCTGTGCTTGATATTTGCCCACTTGTTGTGACCGGACATATCATATCCCTCCCATTTCATCCAGAATATTTGAAGTATATTTTCCACGAAGAAGTCCTTCTTCTACAAAAACAATTACCCCTTCATGAGAAGCGGTACCTTCTTTCGACATAATCTTTAGCATTTCCTCCGCTGGAACCATTGAGTCTACTGGCTGAGAATATTTTACCATATAGACAGTTTTCAAGGTGGTTACTGAGATATCCTGAAAGACGTCTCCGGCCATGTGCTCTCTTTGACCGTTCTTGGTCTTCTTTGTGACTTGAACGCCTGCATCATAGAGGTTAGGATTATAGAGCTCTTTAGGAAGTACGAGAACCATTCTGTAGGAATCAATCAAGTCTTCAATTCTTTTGTAGTCGGAAGACAAGTACCATGCCGATAGAGCACCTAGGGTGTAATTGGAGGCGGAGTTCAACAGACTCACGGGGTCTTTGCATTCTTCATCTGTTTCAAGAAGAACATAATGTGCCAGACTTGCCACTCCGGTTGGAATTGCTGGCGAATAACTCACTTTTATCCTGGGATGAAATCCCTGTGTAAAAGACACGGGCAACCCAGATCTCCTGATTGTCCGTTCAATTGCCGTGACGGTTTCCTGGTGGGAAAGAAATCTCAAGAGACCTCCACAGCAGAAGCGAACTACCAATCTCTTTTTATTCAAGCAAACCTCCGCAGGAACCAGATCCGAAACCCTTTGTTACTTGGGTCACGTGCAGTTATAATTGTATTCGATTCACCTTTACTTTTCAACACTAAATTGAATCACTGAGAGGTGAGTTACATGAAATGGATGATAATGTCGGACTCTCACGACAACATGGCAAGAATAGCCGAAGCTGTGAG includes the following:
- a CDS encoding DNA polymerase III subunit alpha, with amino-acid sequence MKTAFLITKHELFGSVLEIKDTTEELKRRGYRRCVILDSSLSSFVKWHSVLSSSGIVTVPGLSKGNEYWIARNESGFRELLGSAIHDSDNLINVTGKPRNLDSSSKNPIWECRYLDHQSERFRVYTSLGSSIEAADYSLPDEKLYTEIEEDLNKLLSKLPREFYLQKINHVFPVRSSTEEFSSLLRRILESKKLEGSYSARLERELSVILAKDIQDYFMTVSKIVEIAKNNNCWIGPGRGSAVGSLVSYLLGITRIDPVEEELFFERFLSLKRNDPPDIDLDVDDKSRQKLLNLLSEHFGQDHFCLISTASTFSFKGAAREIGRKLGIDGQRVSRLIEWSKEGQRFPYAFENDVNMKQLFEMSKLIVGLYSGFSIHAAGVILSDTPLTGQIPLSSSDNLPVSLWDMDSLRIVGLQKIDLLGLKNLSLLKEMTKGREPWDYPTNNSKTYETLGRGYTAGVFQLEAPFATRVVRSVKPISLRDLSISIALNRPGPIKSGVTERFLKLSRTPSEIEKIKNKVPVLAETGGLLVYQEQVLKIAASMLSLEADDGELLRRALSKKKKEVVDGLLRSSPVYRELLPDRREKLYSFLLNFAGYAFNKSHSLSYAMISYWLAYFKANRPGIFYPLILAELPHSGLPRVVAEIRDRGLKLCAGNEASESSGCVSISIPRLLNNHELKPVPSEDSFFTFVRNNRSKYQARDLERLIKSGYLDGFGERNELLKKMNDALMGVDPELKSIRSVFGYKEESQEKRERDTLIDRAMMEVEALGFNFTEIEPPDISREATDFEITTALACLRTGIAPYRRVDYMGKSFITDGRSFVEISNQVPLQGYVLFKSGRPFEMKERIVEVNRVFFGPIERKYLTDATGIENVVVKTGTAQKVIQKAKPLGTDADEIIWK
- a CDS encoding RluA family pseudouridine synthase, translated to MLQEIIVSSREDGWRLDKIVVEKAPPWVSRTFVQRQIKESKVFVNRKPRKPAYKVKSGESITFELPDKPEVLSVEPEEIPLKIVFEDHDIIVVNKDPGIIVHPLPRKQTGTLVNALLNHCMDLQGIGGVMRPGIVHRLDKDTSGVIIVAKNDLAHVSLSSQFKNRSTSKDYIALVRGRTPISGKLDYSIARHPVNRLKMSVNENGKESLTYYRTLKNFSEIASLVLVSPKTGRTHQIRVHMKEKGFPLLGDAVYGKARDDEIFGVRRQMLHAARLTVSHPRSGKRMTFIASLPSDMKEVIVNLSELVTKR
- the lspA gene encoding signal peptidase II; translated protein: MLSLLGITLALILDQVSKYFVENGMTYFQRIDLVGGIFGLRYVRNTGVAFGLFKNQEPWLLAFIAIGIVVAIVAASSFHSSKLSRWESFFVGLIVGGALGNNLVDRLRLGHVVDFFELKGFPAIFNFADMCIVFGAVLLTLSVYRREKRASRDNSLQS
- a CDS encoding YebC/PmpR family DNA-binding transcriptional regulator gives rise to the protein MSGHNKWANIKHRKGAQDAKRSKVFTKIIRELMVSAREGGSDPNTNTSLRTAIEKARAANMPKDTMEKAIKKGAGELEGQSFSEALYEGYAPGGVALLIRCLTDNKNRTAQEIRHTLSKYGGSMAESGAVSWMFERKGIITVAKEQISDLEEFQLLAIEAGAEDIKDEADPIEIVTSPDSVSDVKAALEENGYSLSYDMSYIPSNTLKVEGSDAGRLFKLLDILEDNDDVQEIYENSDIDEAEMEALAEQMG
- a CDS encoding TIGR03936 family radical SAM-associated protein, which codes for MNKKRLVVRFCCGGLLRFLSHQETVTAIERTIRRSGLPVSFTQGFHPRIKVSYSPAIPTGVASLAHYVLLETDEECKDPVSLLNSASNYTLGALSAWYLSSDYKRIEDLIDSYRMVLVLPKELYNPNLYDAGVQVTKKTKNGQREHMAGDVFQDISVTTLKTVYMVKYSQPVDSMVPAEEMLKIMSKEGTASHEGVIVFVEEGLLRGKYTSNILDEMGGI